From Podospora bellae-mahoneyi strain CBS 112042 chromosome 3, whole genome shotgun sequence, the proteins below share one genomic window:
- a CDS encoding hypothetical protein (EggNog:ENOG503NV0F; COG:G) — MKLSTSRLAAFSSALLLEGALAATSGNFDVLTINVAGLPAILNDNGVPGDKAANAAAMGAKFSEYGIDVVQLQEDFNYHAHVYRTNTHPHRTATSGGVPFGSGLNTVSYLPWVDFRRIKWNKCSDASQFDCLTPKGFTFMRVAISSDSSTAAYVDFYNLHADAGVEPGDFTARNDNVKQVVDYIATWSKGNAVVVAGDFNSRYTRTGDTGIRDLLASENPSGPRLKDAWVELLYNNVIPQSPSSCGNPAANDLCEIVDKVFYRASPLLNLQATDVRYDTLRFLQADGNILTDHNPVLVNYTWSSGASLRQSSLFGGPHGTWFSDVPVLAGTNKPKTATITFRGGSRLDSVGLTLTDGTLFAHGGTGGSVVSLVLEATEYWTQAELCSGQRKGQTRNFYIRAVTSSGRSLTAGSATSSCQTFTAPSGWQIVGFVGQDGSEVDQLAFVYAPR; from the exons ATGAAGCTGTCCACATCAAGACTCGCGGCGTTCTCGTCAGCGTTGCTGCTAGAGGGTGCCCTCGCGGCCACGTCGGGCAACTTTGACGTCCTGACCATCAATGTGGCCGGCCTCCCGGCCATCCTCAACGACAATGGTGTTCCCGGCGACAAGGCGGCCAACGCGGCGGCCATGGGTGCAAAGTTCTCCGAGTATGGGATCGACGTCGTGCAGCTGCAAGAG GACTTCAACTACCACGCTCACGTCTACCGGACCAACACGCATCCGCACAGGACTGCCACATCGGGCGGTGTTCCATTTGGTTCGGGTCTCAACACCGTGTCCTACCTTCCCTGGGTTGACTTTCGGCGTATCAAGTGGAACAAATGCTCCGATGCGAGCCAGTTCGATTGTCTGACGCCGAAAGGCTTCACCTTCATGCGTGTGGCCATCTCATCCGACAGCTCCACTGCGGCCTATGTTGATTTCTACAATCTCCACGCCGACGCCGGTGTCGAGCCTGGTGATTTTACTGCCCGAAACGACAACGTGAAGCAGGTGGTTGACTACATTGCCACGTGGAGCAAGGGCAATGCTGTCGTTGTGGCTGGTGACTTCAACAGCCGCTACACTCGGACAGGCGACACGGGCATCCGAGATTTGCTCGCCAGCGAGAATCCTTCCGGCCCCCGACTCAAGGATGCCTGGGTTGAGCTCCTCTACAATAACGTCATTCCCCAGTCCCCCAGCTCATGCGGCAACCCCGCTGCCAACGACCTGTGTGAAATCGTGGACAAGGTCTTTTACCGGGCTAGCCCGCTCCTTAACCTCCAGGCCACCGACGTCCGCTACGATACTTTGCGGTTCCTTCAGGCCGACGGCAACATCCTGACAGATCACAACCCAGTCCTTGTCAACTACACCTGGTCCTCTGGAGCGTCCCTTCGTCAGAGCAGCTTGTTCGGCGGTCCCCACGGCACCTGGTTCAGCGATGTCCCCGTCCTTGCCGGGACCAACAAGCCAAAGACGGCAACCATCACTTTCCGAGGAGGATCCCGTCTTGATAGCGTCGGACTGACACTGACAGACGGCACCCTATTCGCCCACGGCGGCACCGGCGGGAGTGTTGTTTCTCTCGTCCTGGAAGCGACCGAATACTGGACCCAGGCCGAGCTCTGCAGCGGCCAACGTAAGGGGCAAACTCGCAACTTTTATATCCGAGCTGTGACTTCTTCGGGGCGCAGTCTCACAGCGGGCTCGGCGACTAGTTCCTGCCAAACATTCACGGCTCCAAGCGGGTGGCAGATTGTCGGGTTTGTTGGGCAGGACGGAAGTGAAGTGGATCAGTTGGCGTTTGTGTATGCGCCACGATGA